The following is a genomic window from Bdellovibrionales bacterium.
GCGAGGAGCATCCAGCGTGGCGCGAAGTTGGGCATCTTTGATCTCCACTATTTTCTTGAGTTGGTCAAAGCGTTCGGCGGTGCGCCCTGATTGCTTTGCGCCGAGCAGAACGGCGGCCACAGACGCAGCAATCACACCCCAGCCGGCGATTTTTATGATGTTGCTGGAAAACCAGCCAGTGATAATCGTCCACATCACCGCAGACCCTTCCGGCTGTCATCGATCCGCGCCCAAATCATCACGCCGATGCCTATCAACGTGATCGCCAGTAACAACCACTTCGCCGCGTCAAGGTACGGAACAAGCGTTTGTAAGGCGTCACGGGCGGGATCAAGGGCATCTTTGGCGGCTTCTAGCGCCCAAAGTCCAACGGTAGCCGCTGTTGCGGTCTTTCCGCCCTTTACGGTGCGCGTGTGTTGCAAGTTCTTGGGTGCGGGTTCCACACCTGCCAGAACCAAGGCTTTGTCAACCTGCGCTCCCGTGTACGGCTGCTTGCCGTTTTCATAATGGACGATGGCCGTGACAACGGCATTAAGATGCTCGTATTTGTGCATGTTCAGCACGACGTCCGGCGCAAACCCCGTCTCGTCCGAAACAGCCTTGGTATATGCTACCGTGTCGTTTTCGACGTTAGGCGCCCAACGTCCGATAATCTGCCTGATCGTGCGCAGGCCATTCTTATCCTGATATTTTATCAGCGTTCGGGCCAAGGCGCGGATCCCGTAGATCGGGCTTTGAAACACAAAGAATAGCATTTCACCGAACAGCGCTTCGGGGCTTGTGCCTCTGGAGTGCTTCCACCCCGTCCAGTACGCGCCGCTTGAGCACACGCGGCTCTCGCATGGATCGTACCGATCACGCACGCGCACATCGTAGACGCGCCCTGTGTGCGAGTACCCCATGCAGAGGGATTGACGTAACACCCAATGAAACACCCAACAAAGATTTACGACGCTCTTTAAATATTCTCCAAGCCTTTGTAAAAGCGTGGTGGGTGCGACAGGGATTGAACCTGTGACCCCTACCGTGTGAAGGTAATGCTCTACCGCTGAGCTACGCACCCACGCTTTATTATAACGACTGAACCAAAAGCCTGTAACAGCTTTACTAAATCCGAGGCGGTAGATAGAAGGATTTTCCCTTTGCTGTCAAGCGTGTGGGGTGTTAATCTTGAAAAAATGACACAAAAGCCCATTTCCCCTGCTGCGAAGCCTCATATTCTGGTCGTTGATGATGATGACCGGCTGCGTGAGTTGTTGCGCCTGTTTCTTAGTAAGAATGGCTTTATCGTGAGTACGGCGGCGGGCGCGGCGCAGGCGCGGGGTATTTTTGCCTCTTTGGCGTATGATCTGGTGGTTTTGGACATCATGATGCCGGATGAAAGCGGTCTTGATCTAGCGCGCTCCTTGCGTAAAAAGGGACAGCCCCATGTCAAAGACATTCCGATCCTTTTTTTGACGGCGCGGGCGGAAGCCAGCGAACGCATTGAAGGCTTTGAGACAGGCTGCGATGATTATTTAACCAAGCCGTTTGAGCCGCGTGAATTGCTTTTGCGCATTAACGCGATCTTACGCCGTGCGCAAAAGGAGGAGGTGGCGCGGCCGCCTCTTCGCTTGGGGCGATGGCTTTATGATGCCAAACGTGGCGAGTTGTGTTCACAAGATGAAGTTATCCGTTTGACGGATACGGAAGCAGGCCTGATGCGCGTTCTGGCAGCTGAGCCGGGGGCTGTCGTAAGTCGCGAGCTTCTTGGTGAACTTAGCAAAGAAAGCGTGAATGATCGCACGGTCGATGTGCAGGTGACGCGCCTTCGCCGCAAGATTGAGGGCGATACGCGCAATCCGCGTTATTTGATCACGGTGCGAGGCGAGGGCTATTGCTTGATGCCTGATGATAACGGATAGAGGGGACACTATGGCCATCCTTAAGCTTCCCTTTTCCATGCGCTGGATCAAGCGGCTTCTTCCCAGTAGTCTGTTTGGCAGAACGCTTTTGATTATCGTGATGCCGACCTTGCTGGCGCTGATTGTTGCCACCTTCGTCTTTTTTGATCGTCATTGGTACACCACGACCAATCGGCTGACTATTGCCGTGGCGGCGGATATCTCGATGGTTGTGGAGATGCTTGACCTTATGAAGGACGATGAGGAAAAGGGAGCCCTGATCCGCATTGCCAATAAGAAAATGGATTTGTCGGTCACCTATCAGCCCAAAGAACATTTGTCCAAGCGCGTGAAGCACTATGCCAATCCTTTGTCTGAGATGCTGCGGCTCGCGTTGGATGAGCGCGTAGGATACCCGCACCTGATCGATATGCGCCGCGCCCCTGACATGGTTGCTGTACAGGTGGAGATTCCAAGGGGTCTTTACACGTTTTATGTGCCGCAGCGCCGCATTTATACGCCGACGACCGAGGTGTTTATAGGCTGGATGATTGGAAGCTCAATCCTCCTTTCCGGCATAGCCTTGTTATTTATGCAGGGTCAAATTCGCCCTGTCCGTCGCTTGGCTGAGGCCGCCGAGGCAATTGGCAAAGGACAGGATGTGCCATGGTTTAAGGTGGAGGGTGCTACCGAGGTGCGGCAAGCCAGCGCGGCGCTTATGGTGATGCGTGATCGCATTCATCGCGCGATGAACCAGCGTACGGCGATGCTGGCGGGGGTATCACATGATCTGCGTACGCCCCTGACGCGCATGAAGTTGCAGCTTGCTATGATGCAGGAGACGTCGCAAACACGGGGTTTTCAGGCTGACATTGCGGATATGGAAAACATGCTAGAGGCTTATCTGGCTTTTGCGCGGGGGGAAGAGGCTGAAGTTGTTACGCAGGTCGATTTGGTTAGCTTGCTCCAAGACATCAT
Proteins encoded in this region:
- a CDS encoding ATP-binding protein, coding for MAILKLPFSMRWIKRLLPSSLFGRTLLIIVMPTLLALIVATFVFFDRHWYTTTNRLTIAVAADISMVVEMLDLMKDDEEKGALIRIANKKMDLSVTYQPKEHLSKRVKHYANPLSEMLRLALDERVGYPHLIDMRRAPDMVAVQVEIPRGLYTFYVPQRRIYTPTTEVFIGWMIGSSILLSGIALLFMQGQIRPVRRLAEAAEAIGKGQDVPWFKVEGATEVRQASAALMVMRDRIHRAMNQRTAMLAGVSHDLRTPLTRMKLQLAMMQETSQTRGFQADIADMENMLEAYLAFARGEEAEVVTQVDLVSLLQDIIEGMKRQNDHVTLKADTPCIMMLRAHSIKRCIGNLVSNAARYGKNVVVTMALRDHAVDILVDDDGAGIPREKREEVFRPFMRLDESRNKDTGGVGLGLTIARDIARAHGGDVVLEEAPLGGLRARVWLPV
- a CDS encoding response regulator transcription factor; protein product: MTQKPISPAAKPHILVVDDDDRLRELLRLFLSKNGFIVSTAAGAAQARGIFASLAYDLVVLDIMMPDESGLDLARSLRKKGQPHVKDIPILFLTARAEASERIEGFETGCDDYLTKPFEPRELLLRINAILRRAQKEEVARPPLRLGRWLYDAKRGELCSQDEVIRLTDTEAGLMRVLAAEPGAVVSRELLGELSKESVNDRTVDVQVTRLRRKIEGDTRNPRYLITVRGEGYCLMPDDNG
- a CDS encoding structural protein P5 — translated: MGYSHTGRVYDVRVRDRYDPCESRVCSSGAYWTGWKHSRGTSPEALFGEMLFFVFQSPIYGIRALARTLIKYQDKNGLRTIRQIIGRWAPNVENDTVAYTKAVSDETGFAPDVVLNMHKYEHLNAVVTAIVHYENGKQPYTGAQVDKALVLAGVEPAPKNLQHTRTVKGGKTATAATVGLWALEAAKDALDPARDALQTLVPYLDAAKWLLLAITLIGIGVMIWARIDDSRKGLR